From Argonema galeatum A003/A1:
TCATCATAGGTGGAGTGGGAGCCATTGCTACATATAAACGACAATTGCTTTTAGATGCCTTTTCTAAGGCTTTATATCTATCGGAAGATAAAGGTGCTTGTGGTTCAATTTTCTTGAGTAATTCATCATTTATGCAAGGAATACTCATTCCTAATGTAATATTAGGATTGACGAGAATATCTAAATCATTTTGCCACAATAAACCACGAGTTAAAATTCTAATTCTTTTATTATGTTTAATTAAAACTTTAATGGTTTGACGAGTAATCTCTGCTACCTGTTTATTTTGATAAGGATCGGTTCCCGAACAAAGCAAAACAACTCCTTTACCTGAAGGTGTATTTTCCCATTTTCTTTTTCTGGCCAAAATTTGGTCTAATTTTTCAGGAATTCCCTCTCGAACAAAAAGATATTTCCCCCAATCTAATTGAGGATTATCTACTCCTTTTTGATGTAATTTTTTTTGTTGTGTTCTAATACTTGGAGTTGAGGGAACATAGCAAAAGGTACATCCATGAAGACAACCGGATGCTATGTTAACAACATAGTCACATAAACCTTTTTTATTTAAAGCACTCTTTTGGAGTGGATTGACTATCTTTTCTGTTCCAGTAATCATAATTTTCATCCTAGTTGAAATTAATTTTTGAGGTTAGACTTTTAATATAAAAATCGTTCAAAGAAAGATAACTGTTTCATATGTGTACTTTTTATTATATCACAATTGTCAAAATCATTACTTTGAGTCTCTTTATATAAATTTGTTTTCTTGTTTTTTCTCAAAATCTTTATTTGTTTCTCATCTCTTAAAAGCCTGAGATATTCAAAATAATGTTCTCTAGTCGCAGGATTTAATTCCATTGTTTTATTACAAAGATCGATAATGGTAATGCCTTCATAATTATTTTCAAGGACGATAGGATCTAAATCATTACTAAGTCTTTGAATACAAGCTGTTTTACTATCTTGGTTAATATCTAACTGCAAATTAAGCTGATGTTGGTCATAATAAGATGCTGTTCTAAATCCATAACCATAAATTTCATAATGATATTGATAATTGATGTTGTTATATAACCAACTACTATCTTTCATTACTTCTAAAGCTCTTAAGTGACTACAAATATGAATTAAATAATATAAAACTCTTCTGTCTTCAGTAGGGATCATGGCAAACGTAAACACTTTTTTTGCATTTCCTTTCTCTCTAAATAATCTCATTAATTCATCTCTAAATTTTGCCTCTCTACCAAAATTTTGTAAATTTTCTAAATCTTTAAAATACTCTTCAGCTTCAAATTTTTTATAAAAACTCTCTCTTTCTTTACGATCTTTATCAATTACAAATCTTTGAATATCTCTTGCCATAAGTGTGTATATTATTTCAGATTTATTCAAGCTATTTATTTTTCTAAAGCTTTCCATAGAAACATGAAGATATCCATAAGGGTCAAGAAAAAATAAAGAATGACCCTTTCTTTGTTCAGCTTGAAAAATGCAATAATTAACCTGATTCTCAAATTCATCATTGATAAATTCACATTGCTCTATTAGTTCACTAAATTCAGTTTTAAAAGTATGTGGTTCTTCATCGGATAATTGTCCTAATCCTGCTTGGGACATAGCCACATTTTTTAGGCATTCTAAATGCTGTTTGTTTGTGTCTATAAAAATAAATTTCACCTTTAAAGGATAATGTCTTTTAGATTTCAAACAACCTTCTCGAACAGCATTAATTAAGCGAATAGGTGAACCATACCAAGTATTCTCTGATTCTTGATCGTTGTAAATACCTCCTCCACAAAAACCATCCACAAATGTAAACGTATCAATTCCACGAGGAAACCCTTTTCCGTAAAGAGTATCAATTAAATTAGTAACATATTGTTGTGTTAATAAATGTTTGGTCTTAGTATGGGGTTCTATATCAGGAATAGTTTTACCATCAGCAGACCATTTAGTATCAGAGTTACTCATTGTTTATGCTCCTTGAATTATTGTTATTTTTTTAATAAACATCAGTGATTTTTGCTACCTGAATGATGTAAACCGCGATCAAAATGCGATCGCAGTTTTCCAAACATATCCAAAATTCTTAATTACCCACAACTGCTACCACTTCCACATATTCGCATTCAGTGGTTGGTTGTGGAATAGGTAAACCATCTTCTTGCATTGCTTCTAAATGAAATTCGATCGCTTCTTGAATATTTTGTTTCACTTCTCCTATAGTATCCCCAACGCTTACGCAACCAGGTAAATCGGGAACGTAAGCGGAATAATTTACTTCTGCTTTTTCAATTACCACAACGTAACGCATTATTCATTCTCCAATTGTGCTTGTTTCCAAATAGTCCGCCAACCCGACAGCCCGCCTGCGATTCAAATCGCAGGCTAATAGCGAAAGTCCACTTCAGTGGACTGGGTGGAAAGAAACCGGGTTTCTGGGGTTTTTCAGTCGGTTTAAACCGACTTTCGCTATGAGACAGGGAATTGATTCCCTGTCGGGCTGATAGCGTTGCCATTGACTTTGAATTTTGTTTTAATCGGGAAGTACGATCGCCTACAAAGATAATAAAATTATCGAGAGTTTACTTACTCTCAAGTGGTGGAACTTGGGGTAAATTTGGATCTTGATCGACCTTACTCATATTGCCAGAATCGATCTCACCAGCAGTCAAGAAATGAAAAGTCTCTTGATAGAGACTCTGCCAAAAACGATTGCTCATTTGCTGACTGACCTCAGTAGGATCTACCATCGGGTGCGGCACCATATCGCCCGAAGAATAAACATAGCAGCGGTGTCCCTTGCGATCGCCTCCAATATTCTCAAAAAATTCTTGGTTAGTATCAAGATCGGCGGCATCCTCGTTTTGTGTCAGCACGAGAAACGTAGGAATATCGCGTAAAGTAGCTATGTTATTGGGGCTGCGTACAAAGCTGCCAAAGCGATCGGCCCCAGTGAAACAGCCCACAGGGAAACGCAATGCAGGGTCCCAGCCTGATTCGCTAATATCCAGTGGCCCAGCCAGCATGACATACTGCCGCCGTTCCACCCCATAAATCTTTAGCAGCGGTGCATAAGCTACCACCCGTTTGATCCGTTCTGGTTTGTCTGCGGCCAAACCAAGCGCCACAGACCCACCCACCGACAACCCGATCGTATAAATAGGCCCCGGCATAGCGTCCAATTCTGCAAGGCGATCGCGTGCATCTTTGAGATAATTCATGTCAGAAGAGATAAAATACTCCTCAAAGTCCGGGTCATTGTCAAGCTCGATCGCCTTCATAATATCTAATAACCGAGGCTCGATTGTCACCAACCGAGACACCAAAGCAATCTGTTGGCGATAACCGGGACGACGAAATGTGCCCGGATCTGCCGCCAAATTGGCAAAAAAGTTCTGCAACACCGGGTCATTCTGCACCTTTTCCCGCAGCGGATTAGCAATTTCTGGCTTGAGATCGACTTGCGGCCAGTATTTGTCCGCCGGTATAAAAGCGTGACCGGCGACATTTGCTTGATAGACATTAAACCCATTGCGGAACAAGTAATCTGCCAACCGCGACATCTGGTGAGGCTTGTTACTGAAGCCGTGGAATATCAGCACCGTACCGCGAATTGGTTCTCCCGCTTGGTGGAACTGGTAGTAAGGATAAGCCCCAGCTCGATGGTCTGCATTAGCATCAATGCTTTGGATATACGCATCAATCTTCTGCTTAGTTTGAGCGATCTGTTCGGGGGAAGGAGTAAAATTGGTATCCATGTATAGCTAGGGGCTAGGGGCTAGGGTAAGAAGGGTCTATATCAAGGGTTTGGTGGAATTAAGAATGTCTTAACCGCCCTGGCGGTTGCTGTACTTAATTTTAAACTGCAATAGAATTTGGCTTGAGCTTTAGCTCATCACCAACTTGTTTCAACATAAGGCCAGAACGATCGGGATTTTTGGTAAATTTACCTGCAAATCCCAGATTACTACAAAAAACATTATTTATAGACATCTCCTCTTGCCCCAATTGTGTAAATTTCAATTTCCGCAGAATCAATATCAACTATAAAAACGATTCTAATTTTACCAATACGCAGTCTATAAAATACTTCCCAATTTCCCCTCATCTTTTTAATGTCAAGTTTCGTAAAGGGAATAACCCCCTGTTCCTCAACAAAAATCAGGATTTGATGGAGTTTTTCCCCAATTCTAGAAGCATCTTCAATATTTGCCTTTTCTAAAAACTCGATCGCGTCCTTACGGAATTTTATGGCCATGTTTCACCCAATCCGTCATATCAACTGATTCTTCATCTTCATAGTCTGATGGTGAACCAAACATTACATCTAGTTCCTCTTGTTCTTCCTCACTCAAATATGGTATCAAAGCCTGACAGAGTAACAGTCTTTCTTCCCGCAAAACTTCCCGCACACTTTCTTTAATTAAAGCTTTAAGCTCCTGAATTTCCATTAACGTTCTCCTTCCTGAATACTCAACATATTATAGACTGTACCGCCATCTATATCATACCAAATCAGCTGGCGTAACCCCTTTTTTACTAACCGATTGCTAAAGAACCAGCAGTTATTGGTTTTGGTAAGGTTCGTCCTAGTGATTCGTACTCTTCAATTAAAAGTTCTAACACTTCTTCTCCATTCTTTAATGCTTCGGCATAGGTGTTTCCATGAGTATGAGCGTAGGGGCCAAACTCAGGTAGGCTAACGACATATTTTCGATCTTCATCTGACCACTGAATTAGGATACTGTATTGATAATTCATTGTTACTGTTCCTCCAGATCTAAATTGTCTAACTCTCTAAGCGCGTTTCTAACATCACGTTCTTGGTAGCGATCGGCATCTGCGCCCTCTTTTCCAGATAAAACCAAACTATAGGATAAACCTGGATGACTCCAAACCGTATGACTGCCTTTGCCAGATCTATAAGTAAAACCAGCTTTTAATAGTATTTTTTTTAGTTATCGAATTTTTTTCGGCACAAGTGAACATCCTTTATTCTTAACTTATGATAATCTATTGTTACGCATTTTAACAAAAATATTAATAACGAAACGTAAAATTTCTGAATTTGGTACGTAGTTGCGATGCCGCGCGGCAGCGCAACTACGTACCAATAATAATTTATTTGCGCCAACCTTAGTATCCCGAACTGTCTCTACATTGACCAATCTCTTCAAAACGATAGCCTTTACCGTAGACGGTGTGAATCAACTGAGTTTCACCAACAGCCTCAATCTTGCGACGCAGCAGGCGAATTAGAGCTGCTAATACATTGCTGCTGGGTCGATCGCCTTCTGCCCAAAGTTCTTGATGAAGTTGGGCGTGAGTCAACAATTGACCGGGGTGGCGCATAAAATATGCCAATAAATCACTCTCTTTTTCCGATAAATCTATTGTGCGTATCCGACGATAAGCTACTTGGTTTTCGCAATCTAACTCTAAATCTCCTACTCGCAAACGCTGGGTTTTTGAAGTGGATTCTAGCGTAGGCGATCGCCTCAACAAGGCCCGAACTCGTGCTAGTAACTCTCGCAATTCAAAAGGTTTTACCAGATAATCATCTGCACCGGCGTCCAATCCCTGTACGCGATCGTCCAAAGTATCTTTGGCGGTAAGAAATAACACTGGTGTCGTGAGTCCGGTACGTCGCAATTGTTGGCAAATTTCCAACCCACTTATTTGCGGCAGCATCCAATCCAGAATCAGCAAGTCATAATCGCCTTGGGCCGCTAACTGACTTCCAGAATTTCCATTATAAGCCACATCTACGCTGTAACCTTCGCGACTTAACACAGCTTTGAGGGGTTCAGTTAGCTCAACTTCATCATCAACTAGAAGAATTCGCATAAGTAAGGCATGGAACATAGAAATTGCAAGAACTTGACTCCTAAAGGTCTTTAATAGGGAATTATGAGAGTAAGTAGGTTGGCAATAAAAAACCAAACTATGTAACGAAACGTAAAATTTCTGGATTTGGTACGTAGTTGGGCTTTAGCGCGGCATCGCAACTACGTACCAATAATGATTTATTTGGGCCTACCTACTTATTGCACTTATACGTTTAAATTTGAAAAGCGATCGACTTATTCGCATTATAAGAGAGGGAATGAGCCTGCCATGCAACCACCCCTGCCTCTGGGGATTATCCTCCAAAACCACTATCGCTTGACCAAAGTTCTGGGTCAAGGGGGATTTGGCCGTACTTATTTAGCAGAAGACCAATCCCGATTTAACGAACTTTGCGTCCTCAAAGAATATACCCCACGCTTGACGACCGATTATGCCTTACAGAAGTCAAAGGAACTTTTCCAAAGGGAAGCGGAGGTTCTCTATAAAATCCACCATCCCCAAATTCCTAAGTTCCGAGGCACTTTTGAGCAGGGCAAACGCTTGTTTTTAGTCCAGGATTATGCTTATGGCAAGAGCTATAGGGCAATGCTGCAAGAACGTCAACAGGAAGGGCGTACCTTGTCAGAAAGCGAAATTGTGGAGTTTTTGCAGCAAATGTTGCCTGTTTTAGCTCATATCCACGAGAAGGGGATTATTCATCGCGATATTTCACCAGACAATATCATTTTCAGGGAGAGCGATCGCCTGCCCGTACTGATCGACTTTGGCGCAGTCAAAGAAAAAGCCGCGCAGTTGGACACGACTGGAAATATTCCCCCAGCAACTACCGTAGGTAAACTCGGCTACGCACCCCCCGAACAACTCCAGACAGGCGAAGTTTACCCAAACAGCGACCTCTACGCTTTAGCGGTGACGGCAGTGGTGTTGATGACTGGGCGCAAACCCCAGGAATTATTGGAACAATCAACAATGAGTTGGCGTTGGGAACTTTTGCCTCCCACCATCAGCCTGGGCATTTTCAACCTGCTCAAGAAAATGATGGCTCCCAGACCTTATAATCGCTATCAGTCAGCGATCGAAGTTAGCCAAGCTTTGCGAGCTTGGGGTGGTATAACAACTGCGGCGTCAGTCGTAACGGGCAAAAAATCACAGGTGAGGCGAACTACACCCCGTCCTCCCACGCGCAAAATTTCTGCGATCGCCAATAACTTATCAAATTTACCCCTTATCGGTACAGCTATAGCTTTATTAGTTATCTTTGGCTTTTTGATCTTGTTCGGTTTAATGTTTCCGACTAAATCGGTAAAAACCTTGCATCAAGTAACAAGCACTCCCACACCAGTGCCAACGCCAACTAGAGGCGATGTATCTCCCACACCTGTGCCAACACCCAGCATCGCACCCACCCCCACTCCCGAACCAATTAGCACAAGCGAAACCCTCAGTCCAGTATTGGGACAAACAACCTCCAAAGAGGGAAATCTCAAAACCAATCAAACCATTACCTACATTATTTCCGCCCAGCAAGGTCAGCAATTAAGTGTTGCTGTGGTTAGAGGAAATGTTTCCATAACAGTGTTGGCACCCAATCGAATACCGATCGATTTTCAAGCTAAGCAAGTGCAGCGATGGGAAGGCTTGCTCCCTTTGGCTGGAGACTACTATATTGAACTAAGTTCGATCGCAGGAGCTACCGATAGTGACTACAAGCTGGACGTTATTTTGACGAACCCCGTACAACCTACGCCCAGTGAGAGTCCCCAAACTATCCCCGAACCAAACCTCCCGAACGATAATTCTTCCTTATCTCCCCTCCTAGAGGAAACTCCTAGCCCCTAGAAAAGTCAAAAGAAAAAGGGGCTAGGGGACAAGGAGGACAAGATCGTCAAATACCAGTTTCTCAATCTAAAATCTAAAATCTAAAATCTAAAATCTCCAATATGCTGACTGTTGCATTACCCAAAGGCGCACTTTTGACTGAAACCATCCGTCTGCTGCAAGCAGTTGGACTGGACTTCAGCGGTTTCCTCGAACCGGGAATGCGTCAACTCCAGATTGAAAACCCCAGCGGTACGGCAAAAGCACTGCTAGTAAGGGCGCAGGATGTCCCAGTTTATGTCGAATACGGACAAGCGCATCTGGGAATTGTCGGTTACGATGTTCTGCGGGAGAAACAACCTAAAGTGGCTCATTTGGCTGACCTCCAATTTGGTCGCTGTCGGATGTCCGTGGCAGTAAAATCTTCTAGTCCTTACCAATCAGCGTTGGAATTGCCTCCTCACGGTAGGGTCGCCTCTAAATTTATTCACTGCGCCCGCGAATACTTTGGTAACCTGGATTTGCCTGTGGAAATTGTGCCCCTGTACGGTTCGGTGGAACTTGGGCCAATAACTGGAATGTCGGAAGCGATCGTAGACTTGGTATCAACTGGCAAAACTCTCAAAGAAAATGGCTTGGTAGAGATAGAGGTTCTGTTTGAAAGCACGGCGCGACTAATTGCCCATCCCCTGAGTTATCGCCTCAATACGGATAATCTGCACAGTTCGGTTGAACATCTGAGAGAAAAAACTTTCTCGGCAGTCTAATTTTTCCCCGAATTGTTGTCAAACTTGTGGAAGTAGTAAAACTAGGCATTGTACTGCCCACTCTACCAACTTGACATAGCGGACAATAAAGATTATGTACTACAAATGGAATGCAGAAGATTACCACAAAAATTCTTCCGAACAGCTGAGATTGGCAAAAGAATTTATCGCCAAGCTTGGCTTGAAAGGAGATGAAAGGATTCTGGATATTGGCTGCGGAGATGGGAAAATTACTGCTGAACTTGCCGCACTTGTACCCAATGGATCTGTTCTGGGGGTTGATTGTTCTGAAGATATGGTCAACTTTGCAAGCAGCAAGTTTCCTGCTACTGATTTCCCTAATCTCCGATTCCAGCATGAAGATGCCAGAAATCTCCATTTTGAAAATGAATTCGATTCTATCGTCTCTTTTACTTGCCTTCATTGGATCGCTGACCATACCCCAGTGCTGGAAGGAATTAGAAATAGCCTGAAGCCAGATGGTAAAATACAGCTTTTGTTTGTTGGCAAGCAAGAAAATGATACTTGCACGAGAGGATTTATAGAGAAAATGATTGGAGTTGACAAATGGGGGAAATACTTCGAGAAATTTATGAGTACGCCTTTTGGTCTGTACGAAGCACATGAATATAAGGATTTGTTAGAATGTGTGGGCTTAAAATCTAACCGGGTAGAAGCAATAACTACAAATATGATTTTCGAGGGAAAAGAAGGATTTAAAGGGTTGATTCGGACTACGTGGCTTCCCCTTCTTGCCAGCGTACCAGAAGATCTACATCAAGAGCTTATTGATGCTCTAGCAGAAACATACATTGAGTGCAACCCTCTGGATAGAGAGGGTTTTGTGTATATGCCAATAATGAAATTAGAAGTAGAAGCAAGAAAAAAAGTAGAGACATATCATTCATGACAAGTTCGTCGCCTGTGATAGAGACTATGGAAAGTAAACGATCGCGCAAAAGCGAAAGCGATTGGCGATTATTCCTGCGCCTAGTGCCTTATGCCCGCCAAAGCAGGCGTCTGCTGGTGCTGGCGCTCGCATTATTGGTGCCGGTAGCGGTTTCTGGCGCTATTCAACCTATTTTAATCGGGCAGGCTATCTCATTAATCCGCCAAGAGAAGACAACTTTTGCTTTTCTGCAAAGTCGCCCGTTTTCAGAGGCGTTTAATATTCTGGTCGTTTTATTGTTGCTAACTGTAGCTGTACGGATGGTACTTGTTAGCACCCAATCATACGCGGTACAAAAGGTGGGTCAGCAGATCACCGCTGCTATTCGCAAGGATTTGTTCGATCGCGTTACTTCCTTAGCCGTGCGATTTTTCGATCGCACTCCTGTAGGAAAATTGATTACTCGTCTTACCAGCGATGTAGAAGCGTTGGGGGATGTTTTTTCTACTGGTGCGATCGGCATTGTCAGCGATTTGTTTTCGATTTTGGCGATTGCAACTACCATGTTTTTCCTGCAATGGCAATTAGCTTTGATGCTAGTGCTAATGTTAGTGCCAGTAACCGCTGCGATCGTTTATTTCCAGCAACAGTACCGCAAAGCAAATTACAAAGCTAGGGAGGAACTTTCCGCCCTTAACGCCACTCTGCAAGAAAACATCATCGGGATTAATGTAGTGCAGTTGTTCCGCCGGGAACAGTTTAATTCAGAGTTATTTCGTACTATCAACAAGCGCTACATCGGCGAGGTAGACAAAACCATCTTTTACGACTCGGCTGTTTCTGCTACGCTGGAGTGGATTTCGCTGATTGCGATCGCAGGCGTCCTGGCATTAGGCGGCTGGTTCGTCATGCAAAACAACTTCAGTTTTGGCATTTTATCCACCTTTATTCTATATGCCCAACGTCTTTTCGATCCCTTGCGCCAATTAGCTGAGAAATTCACCTCAATTCAAGCCGGTTTCACCGCTGTTGAACGCATTACCGATATCCTGAACGAACCAATCGAAATTCGCGATCCCGAACATCCCAAATCTCTACCCCCAGCAAGAGGAATCACCGGCGGAGAAATTCGCTTTGAACAAGTATCTTTTGCCTACAAACCCGATGAATACGTTCTCAAAAATTTAGATTTCACTATTCATCCAGGGGAGAAAGTAGCCTTGGTTGGCCCCACAGGTGCAGGGAAAAGTTCCATCATTCGTCTTTTGTGCCGTCTTTACGAACCCACTCAGGGTCGCATTCTTCTCGATGGAGTGGATGTTCGGGATTTGCCTCAAACAGAACTGCGCCGTTACATGGGAGTTATACTGCAAGATGGCTTTCTGTTTGCCGGTGATGTCAAAAGTAACATCACTTTGGGAGAAACCTACTCATTTGAGGAGATCCGCACCGCAGCAGAACAAACTAACGTTGCCCAATTTATCGAACAGCTACCTCAAGGTTACGATACCCAGTTGCGGGAACGAGGCACCAATCTTTCTGGCGGTCAGAAACAACTACTAGCTTTTGCCCGTGCTGCTATCCGCAATCCTCGCATTTTAGTGTTGGATGAGGCAACTGCTAGCTTGGATGTGGGGACAGAAGTCTTGATTCAGGAAGCTTTGGAGCGTATGCTGGCAGAACGTACTGCGATTATTATCGCTCACCGACTCTCCACGATTCGCAATGTCGATCGCATTCTAGTACTGAAGCGGGGACAACTTGTAGAATCGGGTAGCCATGAAGAACTACTGCAACAAGAAGGACTTTATGCCAGTTTGTATAAGTTGCAGATGTTAGGAAATTAATCAATTTGAGATTTTAGATTGAATGTTTAAATATTCAATCTAAAATCTCAAATCTTAGAAGTTATGCAAAAATCGATGTTATCTTTTGGTGGTTTGTATATTGCGCGATCGCAATCAGCTAATTCGCTCTAACAGTACCTCATTAATAACTGTTTGATAGCCAATCCCTCTTTTTTTGGATTCTTCCATCGCCCAAGCTAGGACTTTTGGGTGAAGTTTGAGCGAAATTAATTCATACTTCTCATCTTCATTTTTGGCTGGCAAATCCCGTTTTCTTAACTTCATACCAAACTGTTCAGAAATCGCTTCTCTGAATTTCTTGCTTTCTTCTGATGTCACTCGTCTTGCCCTCTCGAAAGGGAAATCAGATTCCTTCTTCATATCTCTTGCGCTCTCTTTTTGTTGCTTTTCTGGCACTTACGATTCTGATTTGTTCGCCCCTCATTGTAAAAACAATCACTAGCATTAAGCCATTTTCTGCTTCCCCAATTGCCCATTGTCTTTCCTCTTGAGTGGAATGCTTGGAGTCTTCCGTAAACAGGAGATAGGGATCGGCAAAAACTGTCACGGCTTCCTCAAATGTAATGTCATGCTTAATAAAATTAGACTCAGCTTTGTTGTCGTCCCACTCAAAGTGCATTTACAGTATATACAAAATATCTCTCCTCCAATTATTTTATCATAGCCGATCGCTGTAACTCTACTTATCTACATCTGTCAGCAGGATAAATATATCCTTGGATGGCAGGATTACCATATCCAGAATCTCTTTGAGATTGANNNNNNNNNNNNNNNNNNNNNNNNNNNNNNNNNNNNNNNNNNNNNNNNNNNNNNNNNNNNNNNNNNNNNNNNNNNNNNNNNNNNNNNNNNNNNNNNNNNNATCATCTCAGGAGTTGCTACAGTTGAATTGTCTTGCCTTTGCTGATTCCAAAATAGCAACAGAGGAATAGTTCCAGGTTCCTGATTAGGGTAAATATATCCTTGAACGGCAGGATTACCATATCCAGAATCTCTTTGAGATTGAATCATCTCAGGAGTTGCTACAGTTGAATTGTCTTGCCTTTGCTGATTCCAAAATAGCAACAGAGGAATAGTTCCAGGCTGTTGATCTGAGAGGA
This genomic window contains:
- a CDS encoding ABC transporter ATP-binding protein; amino-acid sequence: MTSSSPVIETMESKRSRKSESDWRLFLRLVPYARQSRRLLVLALALLVPVAVSGAIQPILIGQAISLIRQEKTTFAFLQSRPFSEAFNILVVLLLLTVAVRMVLVSTQSYAVQKVGQQITAAIRKDLFDRVTSLAVRFFDRTPVGKLITRLTSDVEALGDVFSTGAIGIVSDLFSILAIATTMFFLQWQLALMLVLMLVPVTAAIVYFQQQYRKANYKAREELSALNATLQENIIGINVVQLFRREQFNSELFRTINKRYIGEVDKTIFYDSAVSATLEWISLIAIAGVLALGGWFVMQNNFSFGILSTFILYAQRLFDPLRQLAEKFTSIQAGFTAVERITDILNEPIEIRDPEHPKSLPPARGITGGEIRFEQVSFAYKPDEYVLKNLDFTIHPGEKVALVGPTGAGKSSIIRLLCRLYEPTQGRILLDGVDVRDLPQTELRRYMGVILQDGFLFAGDVKSNITLGETYSFEEIRTAAEQTNVAQFIEQLPQGYDTQLRERGTNLSGGQKQLLAFARAAIRNPRILVLDEATASLDVGTEVLIQEALERMLAERTAIIIAHRLSTIRNVDRILVLKRGQLVESGSHEELLQQEGLYASLYKLQMLGN
- a CDS encoding BrnA antitoxin family protein, producing the protein MPEKQQKESARDMKKESDFPFERARRVTSEESKKFREAISEQFGMKLRKRDLPAKNEDEKYELISLKLHPKVLAWAMEESKKRGIGYQTVINEVLLERIS
- a CDS encoding BrnT family toxin — translated: MHFEWDDNKAESNFIKHDITFEEAVTVFADPYLLFTEDSKHSTQEERQWAIGEAENGLMLVIVFTMRGEQIRIVSARKATKRERKRYEEGI